One segment of Nocardia farcinica DNA contains the following:
- a CDS encoding crotonase/enoyl-CoA hydratase family protein: protein MSVRVEKNGPVTTVILDRPQARNAVDGPTAAALAAAFREFDADPEAAAAVLWGAGGTFCAGADLKSLGTERSNRAEEDGDGPMGPTRMVLSKPVIAAISGYAVAGGLELALWCDLRVAEEDSTLGVFCRRWGVPLIDGGTVRLPRLIGASRAMDLVLTGRAVDAAEALAMGLVNRVVPAGQARTAAEQLAAELAALPQTCLRSDRMSLLEQQGMDEQDALRNEFRHGLRALADGALEGAQRFAAGAGRHGARA, encoded by the coding sequence ATGAGCGTGCGGGTGGAGAAGAACGGGCCGGTCACCACGGTGATCCTGGATCGCCCGCAGGCGCGCAACGCCGTGGACGGGCCGACCGCCGCCGCGCTGGCCGCGGCCTTCCGCGAGTTCGACGCCGACCCCGAGGCCGCCGCGGCGGTGCTGTGGGGCGCGGGCGGAACGTTCTGCGCGGGGGCGGATCTCAAATCGCTCGGGACGGAACGATCCAATCGGGCCGAGGAGGACGGGGACGGGCCGATGGGGCCGACCCGGATGGTGTTGAGCAAGCCGGTGATCGCGGCGATCTCCGGCTATGCCGTGGCGGGCGGGCTGGAGCTGGCGCTCTGGTGCGATCTGCGGGTGGCCGAGGAGGACAGCACGCTCGGGGTGTTCTGCCGCCGCTGGGGTGTGCCGCTGATCGACGGCGGCACCGTGCGGCTGCCCCGGCTGATCGGCGCGAGCCGCGCGATGGATCTGGTGCTCACCGGTCGCGCCGTCGACGCCGCGGAAGCACTGGCGATGGGCCTGGTCAATCGGGTGGTGCCGGCCGGGCAGGCGCGCACGGCCGCCGAGCAGCTGGCCGCCGAGCTGGCCGCGCTACCGCAGACCTGCCTGCGCTCGGATCGGATGTCGTTGCTGGAACAGCAGGGCATGGACGAACAGGACGCGCTACGCAACGAGTTCCGGCACGGGCTGCGAGCCCTGGCCGACGGTGCACTGGAGGGGGCACAGCGCTTCGCCGCGGGCGCGGGCAGGCACGGCGCGCGGGCGTGA
- a CDS encoding pyridoxamine 5'-phosphate oxidase family protein has product MDATARPPLSPTPRSTPTRLKERARTDRAALDAVLDAGFVCHLGVVLDGSPLVLPTVYGHDGAFLYLHGSTGAGNLRAARDAEVSVAVTHVDGVVYARSAMHFSANYRSAVIRGRAVEVTDHAARLDALRRIVEHTAPGSWDRVRPPSRKEMAATLVLAVDLTEASVKVRTGDPRDDADDIAAGGVWAGVLPMRQVFDAPVPSADLAAGVPVPPSVLGRGAVAVG; this is encoded by the coding sequence ATGGACGCCACCGCCCGCCCGCCGCTCTCACCCACCCCGCGCAGCACACCCACCCGGCTGAAGGAGCGCGCCCGTACCGACCGCGCCGCTCTCGACGCGGTGCTCGACGCCGGGTTCGTCTGCCACCTTGGCGTCGTGCTCGACGGCAGTCCGCTGGTGCTACCGACCGTCTACGGCCACGACGGCGCCTTCCTCTACCTGCACGGCTCGACCGGCGCGGGCAACCTGCGCGCCGCCCGCGACGCCGAGGTGTCGGTCGCCGTCACCCACGTCGACGGTGTCGTCTACGCCCGTTCGGCCATGCACTTCTCGGCCAACTACCGCTCGGCGGTGATCCGTGGCCGCGCCGTCGAGGTGACCGACCACGCGGCGCGCCTGGACGCGTTGCGCCGCATCGTCGAGCACACCGCGCCCGGCTCCTGGGACCGGGTACGTCCGCCGAGCCGCAAGGAGATGGCCGCCACCCTCGTCCTGGCCGTGGATCTCACCGAGGCGTCGGTGAAGGTGCGCACCGGCGATCCACGCGACGACGCGGACGACATCGCCGCGGGTGGCGTGTGGGCCGGGGTGCTGCCGATGCGGCAGGTGTTCGACGCACCGGTACCGAGCGCGGATCTGGCGGCGGGGGTGCCGGTGCCACCGTCCGTGCTCGGACGCGGGGCGGTGGCGGTGGGGTGA
- a CDS encoding helix-turn-helix domain-containing protein translates to MAPSSPTVARWELAVRFKQRLDELSIKVPALCKAIGFTPAYWSHVVTGRSVLSEEKMHKLIEHLDFPADQRAELLALRAEAKEPGWWNKYAALFGDELLRLYGLEHGAQRIRVHEGVIVPAMLQAPDYMRALMTSPYGVRSAVEADKYVEARMRRQKRLDGPDAVHFTAMLTEAVLLQHPWGPKVQIAQLRHIKSLIEAHPDTVDVRVIPLGAPECAALSGNVYLLDFESCWLPTVAWFENALFGALVEDPVQARNLNYVYNNVFAAMPDQGRSLDLIDQAVRTLTSLA, encoded by the coding sequence ATGGCTCCGTCATCCCCGACTGTTGCTCGTTGGGAACTCGCTGTCCGCTTCAAGCAGCGGCTCGACGAGCTGAGCATCAAGGTCCCGGCCCTGTGCAAGGCCATCGGGTTCACGCCCGCGTACTGGTCGCACGTCGTGACCGGCCGCAGCGTCCTCAGTGAAGAGAAGATGCACAAGCTGATCGAGCACCTGGACTTTCCGGCGGATCAGCGAGCGGAACTGCTTGCTCTGCGCGCCGAGGCAAAGGAACCCGGCTGGTGGAATAAGTACGCGGCACTCTTCGGCGACGAACTGCTGCGTCTCTACGGTCTCGAACACGGCGCTCAGCGGATTCGAGTTCACGAAGGCGTCATCGTGCCTGCGATGCTGCAGGCTCCCGACTACATGCGAGCTCTGATGACGTCGCCGTATGGTGTGCGGTCGGCGGTGGAGGCCGACAAGTACGTGGAAGCGCGAATGCGCCGCCAGAAACGGTTGGACGGCCCCGACGCTGTTCACTTCACGGCGATGCTCACCGAAGCGGTCCTACTTCAGCATCCGTGGGGGCCGAAAGTGCAGATCGCCCAGCTTCGGCACATCAAGTCTTTGATCGAAGCGCATCCGGACACCGTCGACGTCCGGGTCATCCCGCTGGGTGCCCCGGAATGTGCGGCGCTGAGCGGCAACGTCTACCTGCTGGATTTCGAGAGCTGCTGGCTCCCTACCGTGGCGTGGTTCGAAAACGCGCTGTTCGGAGCACTCGTCGAAGACCCGGTTCAAGCCCGCAATCTCAACTATGTCTACAACAACGTCTTTGCGGCCATGCCGGACCAGGGGCGGTCTCTCGACCTGATCGACCAAGCGGTACGTACGCTAACATCGTTGGCATGA
- a CDS encoding acyl-CoA dehydrogenase family protein, with translation MQTHEVFNQVPNIVPFDVSRNPALLEGLHREGAGWAEAEVRELGALAGGERAQDWGRLANEYPPVLHTHDRYGHRIDEVEFHPYWHELMTVAVGHGLHAAPWLDERPGAHVARAAKFYTWGAADAGHMCPISMTYAAVPALRHNPELAAKYEPLLGSRVYDFGLREPTGKAGLIAGMSMTEKQGGSDVRANTTTATPQPDGTYRIVGHKWFTSAPMSDMFLTLAQAPGGLSCFLLPRVLPDGTRNPIRIQRLKDKLGNKSNASSEIEYENATGWLVGPEGHGVKTIIEMVNMTRLDCVIGSATNMRQATVHAVHHARHREAFGAKLIDQPAMRNVLADLVIESDAATTVMIRLAGATDRAAHDPAEANLRRIALAVTKYWVCKRAPMLTAEALECLGGNGYAEESGMPRLYRESPLMSIWEGSGNVAALDALRAMGRQPDTVAAYFDEVNKSRGDNPRLDDAIDRVGKELADLSDIEYRARRVVELMALVLQGAQLVRHGHRAVADAFCATRLGDDWGIAFGTLPTGVDTESIIERAFVE, from the coding sequence ATGCAGACTCATGAGGTCTTCAACCAGGTCCCGAACATCGTGCCCTTCGACGTGTCGCGCAATCCCGCGCTGCTCGAGGGCCTGCACCGCGAGGGCGCGGGCTGGGCCGAGGCCGAGGTGCGCGAGCTCGGCGCGCTCGCCGGCGGTGAGCGCGCGCAGGACTGGGGCAGGCTCGCCAACGAGTACCCGCCGGTCCTGCACACCCACGACCGCTACGGCCATCGCATCGACGAAGTCGAATTCCACCCGTACTGGCACGAACTCATGACGGTCGCCGTCGGCCACGGCCTGCACGCCGCCCCCTGGCTCGACGAACGCCCCGGCGCGCACGTCGCCCGCGCCGCCAAGTTCTACACCTGGGGCGCCGCCGACGCCGGTCACATGTGTCCCATCTCGATGACCTACGCCGCCGTGCCCGCCCTGCGCCACAACCCCGAGCTGGCCGCCAAGTACGAGCCGCTGCTCGGCTCCCGCGTCTACGATTTCGGCCTGCGCGAGCCCACCGGCAAGGCCGGACTCATCGCGGGCATGTCGATGACGGAGAAGCAGGGCGGCTCCGACGTGCGCGCCAACACCACCACCGCGACACCGCAGCCCGACGGCACCTACCGCATCGTCGGCCACAAGTGGTTCACCTCCGCGCCGATGTCGGACATGTTCCTCACCCTGGCGCAAGCCCCCGGCGGCCTGTCCTGCTTCCTGCTGCCGCGCGTGCTGCCCGACGGCACCCGCAACCCCATCCGCATCCAGCGCCTCAAGGACAAGCTCGGCAACAAGTCCAACGCCTCGTCGGAGATCGAATACGAGAACGCCACCGGCTGGCTCGTCGGCCCCGAAGGCCACGGCGTGAAGACCATCATCGAAATGGTCAACATGACCCGCCTGGACTGCGTCATCGGTTCGGCCACCAACATGCGCCAGGCGACCGTCCACGCCGTGCACCACGCCCGGCACCGGGAAGCGTTCGGCGCCAAGCTGATCGACCAGCCCGCCATGCGCAACGTCCTCGCCGACCTGGTGATCGAATCCGACGCCGCCACCACCGTCATGATACGGCTGGCCGGCGCCACCGATCGCGCCGCCCACGACCCCGCCGAAGCGAACCTGCGCCGCATCGCCCTCGCCGTCACCAAGTACTGGGTGTGCAAGCGCGCCCCCATGCTCACCGCCGAAGCCCTCGAATGCCTCGGCGGCAACGGCTACGCCGAAGAATCCGGCATGCCCCGGCTCTACCGCGAGTCCCCGCTGATGTCGATCTGGGAAGGCTCCGGCAACGTCGCCGCCCTCGACGCCCTGCGCGCCATGGGTCGCCAACCCGACACCGTCGCGGCCTACTTCGACGAGGTGAACAAGTCCCGCGGTGACAACCCCCGCCTCGACGACGCCATCGACCGCGTCGGCAAGGAACTCGCCGACCTGTCCGACATCGAATACCGGGCCCGGCGCGTGGTCGAACTCATGGCCCTGGTCCTGCAAGGCGCCCAGCTGGTGCGGCACGGACACCGCGCGGTGGCCGACGCCTTCTGCGCCACCCGATTGGGGGATGACTGGGGAATCGCGTTCGGGACATTGCCGACCGGGGTCGACACCGAATCGATCATCGAGCGCGCGTTCGTGGAGTGA
- a CDS encoding short-chain fatty acyl-CoA regulator family protein, producing the protein MQKMFAGARLRALRDQRGLSQTALAKLLGLSVSYVNQLENDQRPLTVQVLLKLNAAFDLDMGFFATDTDARLLADLHEVFIEDPDAAGISNAELEDLTTRVPAAAHLLVNLHRRLRSATQQLEQISAGLEAPAASATAVTPYEDVRDFFYDHRNHIPELDSAAESMFQDNRLSIGGLDLQLTRLLHERHGITVTIRSDDPTDPGPKRVYDPAARHIALARRLSAGQRAFQLATQLAFLTHNHTIDAITAMSNLPTASRDLLRIGLANYFAGALILPYNRFRNAAEDLRYDIELLSSMFEVGFETVCHRLSTLQRTGQRGVPFFFVRIDRAGNISKRQSATAFHFSRVGGSCPLWVVHDAFATPGRIRTQIAQMPDGRKYLWLARTTDENTPGFLAAKRNFAIGLGCDLAYAEKLVYSQGLPLHDDPTAVPIGAGCKVCERPNCAQRAFPQLGRAIRVDDNLAANIPYAPADSPTETRR; encoded by the coding sequence ATGCAGAAGATGTTCGCGGGCGCGCGGCTGCGCGCACTGCGCGACCAGCGCGGGCTGTCGCAGACCGCGCTGGCAAAACTGCTCGGGCTATCGGTGAGCTATGTCAATCAGCTCGAGAACGATCAGCGTCCGCTGACCGTCCAGGTGCTGCTCAAACTCAATGCCGCCTTCGATCTGGACATGGGCTTCTTCGCTACCGACACCGACGCACGACTGCTGGCCGATCTCCATGAGGTGTTCATCGAGGATCCCGATGCCGCGGGCATCAGCAATGCCGAACTCGAGGATCTCACCACGCGGGTCCCGGCCGCCGCGCATCTGCTGGTGAACTTGCATCGCAGACTGCGCAGCGCGACGCAGCAGCTCGAGCAGATCTCCGCTGGTCTCGAGGCTCCAGCCGCGAGTGCCACGGCGGTGACTCCGTACGAGGACGTGCGCGACTTCTTCTACGACCATCGCAACCACATACCCGAGCTCGACTCCGCCGCGGAATCGATGTTTCAGGACAATCGGCTCAGCATCGGCGGGTTGGACCTGCAGCTGACCCGCCTGTTGCACGAGCGCCACGGCATCACCGTCACGATTCGCTCCGACGATCCGACCGATCCCGGCCCCAAGCGTGTCTACGATCCCGCAGCGCGCCACATCGCGCTCGCACGACGACTCTCAGCCGGTCAGCGCGCATTCCAGCTCGCGACCCAGCTGGCGTTCCTGACGCACAACCACACCATCGACGCGATCACCGCCATGTCGAATCTGCCCACCGCATCACGCGACCTGTTGCGCATCGGCCTGGCCAACTATTTCGCCGGAGCGCTCATCCTGCCCTACAACAGGTTCCGTAATGCCGCCGAAGATCTGCGCTACGACATCGAGTTGCTGTCATCGATGTTCGAGGTCGGTTTCGAGACCGTTTGTCACCGCCTGTCGACATTGCAGCGGACCGGACAGCGCGGTGTGCCGTTCTTCTTCGTGCGTATCGACCGGGCCGGCAACATCTCCAAACGCCAGTCCGCCACCGCGTTCCACTTCTCCCGGGTCGGCGGCAGCTGCCCGCTGTGGGTCGTCCACGACGCCTTCGCAACCCCGGGGCGAATCCGCACCCAGATCGCCCAGATGCCCGACGGCCGCAAGTACCTGTGGCTGGCCCGCACCACCGACGAGAACACTCCCGGATTCCTCGCCGCCAAGCGCAATTTCGCGATCGGACTCGGCTGCGACCTCGCCTACGCCGAGAAACTGGTGTACTCCCAAGGACTCCCGCTCCACGATGACCCCACCGCGGTCCCGATCGGCGCGGGCTGCAAGGTGTGCGAACGCCCGAACTGCGCACAACGAGCCTTCCCACAGCTCGGGCGGGCCATCCGCGTCGACGACAACCTCGCTGCGAACATCCCTTACGCCCCCGCCGACTCACCCACTGAAACCCGGCGCTGA
- the metE gene encoding 5-methyltetrahydropteroyltriglutamate--homocysteine S-methyltransferase: MNVAVSPTPFTATVLGLPRVGPNRELKRAIEAYWAGKADAEHLHTVARELRDTHLGLLAAAGLDSIPVGTFSYYDQVLDTAVLLGALPPRVAEIIDPLDRYFAAARGTDTIAPLEMTKWFDTNYHYIVPEIDARTQFSLNPAKLFSELAEADELGIPARPVVIGPLTFLKLSKHAEGGALDRLAELLPLYRELLSRLAAAGVTWVQIDEPILVTDLTDAELAAVRATYTELASGTDRPAILIATYFGHTDAALAEIAATPVDAVALDFTAGTTVEAVASVPALTHKLLVAGVVDGRNVWRTDLDATLSTLGSLLGSAASVAVSTSCSLLHVPYSLTPETALDDRLRSWLAFGAEKVDEVRLLATALTQGTDVVADELRAARDAAESRRTDPRLHNATVRARLAALAPTDLERAPADERRAKQRAHLDLPLLPTTTIGSFPQTSTIRLARAALRKSEIDHAEYVARMRREIDEVIALQERLGLDVLVHGEPERNDMVQYFAELLDGFATTDNGWVQSYGTRCVRPPILFGDVTRPTPMTTDWIGYAQSRTSKPVKGMLTGPVTILAWSFVRDDQPLGESARQVALAIRDEVTDLEAGGARIIQVDEPALRELLPLRAAERPAYLAWSVDSFRLATAGVADTTQIHTHLCYSEFGEVIGAIAALDADVTSIEAARSHMEVLDDLNAAGFDLGVGPGVYDIHSPRVPSIEEIVASLQSALKAVPAERLWVNPDCGLKTRGPVEVEASLRNLVAAAAALR; encoded by the coding sequence ATCAACGTGGCTGTTTCGCCCACCCCCTTCACCGCCACGGTTCTCGGACTGCCCCGCGTCGGGCCGAACCGGGAACTCAAGCGCGCCATCGAGGCCTACTGGGCCGGCAAGGCCGACGCCGAGCACCTGCACACCGTCGCGCGTGAACTGCGCGATACCCACCTGGGCCTGCTCGCCGCCGCGGGGCTGGATTCCATCCCGGTCGGCACCTTTTCCTACTACGACCAGGTCCTCGACACCGCGGTCCTGCTCGGTGCGCTGCCTCCGCGCGTCGCCGAAATCATCGATCCACTCGATCGCTACTTCGCCGCGGCCCGCGGCACCGACACGATCGCCCCGCTCGAGATGACGAAATGGTTCGATACCAACTACCACTACATCGTTCCCGAGATCGACGCCCGAACGCAGTTCTCACTGAACCCGGCGAAGCTGTTCTCCGAACTCGCCGAAGCCGATGAACTCGGCATCCCGGCCCGGCCCGTCGTCATCGGGCCACTGACCTTCCTGAAACTGTCCAAGCACGCCGAAGGCGGCGCGTTGGACCGCCTCGCCGAGCTTCTCCCGCTCTACCGCGAGCTGCTGTCGCGGCTCGCGGCGGCGGGTGTCACCTGGGTCCAGATCGACGAGCCGATCCTGGTCACCGATCTCACCGACGCCGAACTGGCCGCCGTGCGCGCCACCTACACCGAACTCGCCTCGGGCACCGACCGGCCCGCGATCCTGATCGCCACCTATTTCGGGCACACCGACGCGGCACTCGCCGAGATCGCGGCGACGCCGGTCGACGCGGTCGCGCTCGACTTCACCGCGGGCACCACCGTCGAGGCGGTGGCCTCGGTCCCGGCCTTGACCCACAAGCTGCTGGTGGCCGGCGTGGTCGATGGCCGCAACGTCTGGCGCACCGACCTCGACGCCACTCTGAGCACCCTGGGCTCGCTGCTCGGCAGCGCAGCCTCGGTCGCGGTATCGACCTCCTGCTCGCTGCTGCACGTTCCCTACTCACTGACCCCGGAAACCGCGCTCGACGACCGGCTGCGTTCGTGGCTCGCCTTCGGCGCCGAAAAGGTCGACGAAGTCCGGCTGCTGGCCACCGCTTTGACCCAGGGCACCGACGTCGTCGCCGACGAACTGCGCGCCGCCCGCGACGCCGCCGAGTCCCGCCGCACAGATCCGCGCCTGCACAACGCCACCGTCCGGGCACGTCTGGCGGCACTGGCACCCACCGACCTCGAACGCGCACCGGCCGACGAACGTCGCGCCAAGCAGCGTGCTCACCTCGACCTGCCGCTGCTGCCCACCACCACCATCGGCTCCTTCCCGCAGACCTCGACGATCCGCCTGGCTCGCGCCGCACTGCGCAAGAGCGAGATCGACCACGCCGAGTACGTAGCCCGTATGCGGAGGGAGATCGACGAGGTGATCGCGCTGCAGGAACGTCTGGGCCTGGACGTGCTCGTCCACGGCGAACCCGAGCGCAACGACATGGTCCAGTACTTCGCAGAGCTGCTCGACGGCTTCGCCACGACCGACAACGGGTGGGTGCAATCCTACGGAACGCGCTGCGTGCGCCCGCCGATCCTCTTCGGTGATGTCACCCGCCCGACCCCGATGACGACCGACTGGATCGGCTACGCGCAGTCACGCACCAGCAAGCCGGTCAAGGGCATGCTCACCGGCCCGGTCACCATCCTCGCGTGGTCTTTCGTCCGCGACGACCAGCCCCTGGGCGAATCCGCTCGCCAGGTCGCCCTCGCCATCCGCGACGAAGTCACCGACCTCGAAGCAGGCGGCGCCCGCATCATTCAGGTCGACGAACCCGCGCTGCGCGAACTGCTTCCACTGCGCGCGGCCGAGCGACCGGCCTATCTGGCGTGGTCGGTCGATTCGTTCCGCCTGGCGACCGCCGGCGTCGCCGACACCACGCAGATCCACACTCACCTGTGCTACTCCGAGTTCGGTGAAGTCATCGGCGCGATCGCCGCGCTCGATGCTGACGTCACCTCCATCGAAGCGGCTCGCTCTCACATGGAAGTCCTCGACGATCTCAACGCCGCCGGTTTCGATCTCGGCGTAGGACCTGGCGTCTACGACATCCACTCGCCGCGCGTGCCTTCGATCGAGGAGATCGTCGCGTCGCTACAGTCAGCGCTGAAAGCGGTTCCGGCCGAACGGTTGTGGGTCAATCCCGACTGCGGCTTGAAGACCCGTGGCCCGGTTGAGGTGGAAGCCTCGCTACGCAACCTCGTCGCCGCGGCGGCAGCCCTGCGTTGA
- a CDS encoding DUF4254 domain-containing protein, which produces MALELARLHATAERAVDARDLLHRRMALIRGIDRWLACQLPPARGGAHLHTESVGTVIDRLARYSSSARSALVFDDAPVERHYAWRRLAELAVGYADLSHEVSTGVRRVPDLGNLRLIGSDQT; this is translated from the coding sequence ATGGCGCTCGAGCTGGCACGTCTCCACGCCACGGCGGAGCGGGCAGTCGATGCCAGGGACCTACTCCACCGTCGAATGGCATTGATCCGTGGGATCGACCGCTGGCTGGCCTGCCAACTCCCACCCGCCCGCGGCGGCGCGCACCTGCACACCGAATCGGTCGGCACCGTGATCGATCGCCTCGCCCGCTACAGCTCGTCGGCGCGCAGTGCGCTGGTGTTCGACGATGCACCGGTCGAACGTCACTACGCCTGGCGCCGGTTGGCGGAACTGGCCGTCGGCTATGCGGATCTCTCCCACGAGGTCAGCACCGGCGTGCGCCGGGTCCCCGACCTCGGCAACCTTCGCCTGATCGGATCCGACCAGACCTGA
- a CDS encoding DUF397 domain-containing protein codes for MSTGTTSTWFKSSFSKEAANCVEVRFSGDAVLIRDSKYLRDPGNDPARQPVIEISAMRWGAFLAYAVDPGVAPEPGLPVIVRGARGVVVSLGGVSLHFTDAEWIAFTSGIAVGEFAAA; via the coding sequence ATGAGTACCGGCACGACCAGCACGTGGTTCAAGTCCAGCTTCTCGAAGGAAGCCGCCAACTGCGTGGAGGTTCGGTTTTCCGGGGATGCGGTGCTCATCCGCGACAGCAAGTATCTGCGGGATCCGGGGAACGATCCGGCGCGGCAGCCGGTCATCGAGATTTCGGCGATGCGGTGGGGTGCGTTTCTCGCCTATGCGGTCGATCCGGGCGTCGCGCCGGAGCCTGGGCTGCCGGTGATCGTGCGGGGTGCGCGCGGTGTGGTGGTGTCGCTCGGCGGGGTATCGCTGCATTTCACCGATGCCGAGTGGATTGCTTTCACCTCGGGCATTGCGGTGGGGGAGTTCGCCGCGGCGTAG
- a CDS encoding TetR/AcrR family transcriptional regulator, whose amino-acid sequence MPYRRTPAVQARLDAQAGQIVQAATRVLSEAGFAGLSMAAVAANAGVATGTVYKHFAGKAELVTAVFRAVVAREVDAVAAAAAEGGAVERVVAAVETFACRALKNPKLAYVLLAEPVDAVVDAERLRFRRAFADAFAAAVSDGVAAGELPGQDARTTAAALVGAIGEVLVGPLADAPHSESVVPQLVTFARRALGVPERARAAMTAPETGVSDADS is encoded by the coding sequence GTGCCGTATCGCAGAACCCCCGCCGTGCAGGCCAGGCTCGACGCCCAGGCCGGCCAGATCGTGCAGGCCGCGACCAGGGTGCTGTCGGAGGCGGGCTTCGCGGGACTGTCGATGGCGGCGGTCGCGGCCAATGCCGGCGTGGCCACCGGCACCGTCTACAAGCACTTCGCCGGCAAGGCCGAGCTGGTCACCGCCGTGTTCCGGGCCGTGGTCGCCCGCGAGGTGGACGCGGTCGCCGCCGCCGCGGCCGAGGGCGGCGCCGTCGAGCGGGTGGTCGCCGCGGTGGAGACCTTCGCCTGCCGCGCCCTGAAGAACCCGAAACTGGCCTACGTGCTGCTGGCCGAACCGGTCGACGCGGTGGTCGACGCCGAGCGCCTGCGCTTCCGCCGCGCCTTCGCCGACGCGTTCGCCGCCGCCGTGTCCGACGGCGTCGCCGCCGGCGAGCTTCCCGGCCAGGACGCCCGCACCACCGCCGCCGCCCTGGTCGGCGCGATCGGTGAGGTGCTCGTCGGCCCGCTGGCCGACGCCCCGCACAGCGAATCCGTCGTGCCCCAACTCGTCACCTTCGCCCGGCGCGCACTCGGTGTGCCGGAGCGGGCTCGCGCGGCCATGACCGCGCCGGAAACAGGAGTGTCCGATGCAGACTCATGA
- a CDS encoding ankyrin repeat domain-containing protein, which produces MRHRDEFGRVGLHYAARDGDLTLITQLLQAGEDVDVRDGEGWTPLHFAAQEADPAAIALLLDAGADVDAVTANGMPAIYWAATAASGDPIASIRVLRAAAADPTAETIQSYFGLRSALHYIRDFTNRPEIAAEFADLA; this is translated from the coding sequence ATGAGGCACCGCGATGAGTTCGGGCGCGTCGGCCTGCATTACGCCGCCCGGGACGGTGACCTCACGCTCATCACCCAGCTCCTGCAGGCCGGCGAGGATGTCGACGTGCGGGATGGGGAGGGTTGGACACCACTGCATTTCGCCGCCCAGGAAGCGGATCCCGCCGCGATCGCACTCCTGCTCGACGCCGGCGCCGACGTGGATGCCGTGACCGCGAACGGCATGCCCGCGATATACTGGGCTGCCACGGCGGCGAGCGGCGATCCGATCGCCTCGATACGAGTGCTCCGCGCTGCGGCGGCCGACCCGACCGCTGAGACCATCCAGTCCTATTTCGGTTTGCGCAGCGCGCTGCACTACATCCGCGATTTCACGAATCGCCCCGAGATCGCCGCCGAATTCGCTGATCTGGCGTGA